The region CACAAGATGTATATAACATCATGAACAGCTGGACTTTAATTGACCGTTGAACAGTCAGTGACAAGACAAATAagttaaaatgaagaaaaatgactaaattaatatatttatgCAAATAGCAGTTCATATTCGGCCAAGGAACACGGAGAAGTattgtgatgatcggcgtacatttgtctgtgaatctgttagCAACATACTCAAAAagggactaatggatttggatgatgttttcagggaaggtcagaaaagacacaaggtctaagtgattagattttggcagtgatgtggtttatagtctggatccatggatttgttaaacgtttctgtatcattatgagatagcagcatggtgtcactgtaaccatgacaacaagtgaacactatgtcagctgcctgctgatgattacatgattgtgatcctactacaaatccaccgctttggacttatccatcagaaatcaaaCAAGGAACAACCGTTGACCTTAGCTTCAGCTGTGGTGTTCCCTgaagtggcagtattcacagaACAAGCAGCAGGCTGAttgaaacactgaaatgttgTCATTTGGTTTTGCTTTCTCCAATGACTAGTGTGGACCATTCCATTCATCTTGTGGTTTGATTCAATTAATCTTCAGGACCGCACATGCTTAGTACCCAGCATCACTAGAGTCTGCTCTAAACTCATCAGACACCCTGTTAGAGCCCTTTCTGTATATTGAGACCAGCAAATAACTCACACTGTTCACAGGATCCTACACCACCCCTCACTCAAACTACACTGAGTGTTTGAGTGGCTCCCATCAGGTCGTAGGTTAAGATGTCCACCTGCAGAACACAGAGGAGGACCTTTGTCTCCACAGCAATCCAGCTTCTGAACTCTGACCCCTCTCTGTCCAGACATTACACAAACCCACAACTCAGTGTACACAACCCGTTAGAGTGAAGCACAGAGCACTTTATTGACATAGACAAtctgcaatttttaaaatttcacaattttaaaaatttaaaatcagttttattgtttgatgttttgctTGTTATTGTCATGTTCTTTGTTGATGCTGttctttgcacattttaattGCCCCTTGGTGCTAAATAAAGTgtttgaattgaactgaattgaaattCAGGTGGTTGACTcgttctcctcttcttctgagAGCCATACACCATTTTTCCCGACATCCAATTTCACCACTTCCTTAGTAGTTTACGTAGGATTCACGTCACGCCTGATGGAAGCCCCTATGTTCAAAAAGAGACCGCTTCCTAACACAGAGAAGGCgaatttatgaacgggaaagtgaaTGTTATGTCAAAAAATCCTACTGCTGCAtatctttgagcatttttagGGGTTATATGAAATTCAAaaccttttctagtgggtataacaGCATATACCTGCCTATCATGTAGACTAAACCACTACATTAAACATATACTgtgtattattttacagaatctttgtttttctctcacatTTAAAACTTTCAGAGGtcacatacagtcatggaaaaaattatgaGACCACCCCtgttttcttgttcattttaatgcctggtaccactaaaggtatactacctgaagaatacaattaaaacaacaaaaatgcagctgattccatcatactttatgtcctctctgacatgcttcagcttcattgtattccagggtctataagaggacatttcatgtcatcagcagcactgtaCATCCAAagtctagagtggtttcctgctcaCATTCAAgctgtagcacaactcagaagttgtcagctctcacataatgcctaaaactaaagaattatgtgaagccacaaaggcagccatcttggcactgctggaaattagCATGAGAGATAGACAGGTAGTGAAAAAACCTGAAGACCTCCAAGACAGTATGTTCTGCCTGCATCAGAATCCCATGTGCTGCAGTGCCCCctactgatgtttctgtagTAATGATGTTAAAACAGGGCCTTTTCTAATCGAGTTTTAGTGTTGGTCAGGCCATGAGAGGATCTGGATGTTGCTGCTTCTTCTCCTGTTTTCATTTCAATGTTGAGGCCTTGGATAGAACTTGTATGTAAATATCTCAATTTGTTTGACTTTCctttttctgttgtgtgtttaggtgttatttttattctgatttctatttggggctgcacagtggtatagtggttagcactttcaccttgcagctagaagatccctggttcatgtcccagccttcccaggatctttctgcatggagtttgcatgttctccctgtgcatgcgtgggttttctccaggttcctcccacagtccaggaacatgctgaggttaagtgatgattctaaattgtccataggtgtgaatgtgagtgtgattgtttgtctctatgtgtagccctgtgatataCTGTTacctagggtgaccatattctgtttctctgaaaagaggacacacttccagctcgcgtgcgaaaaattttcaggcccccccccccccaattttcaggggttttccgtgggtcagggggctttctgtgcttcaaactcagttaaacagatattctgaattccccagaaaataacactttacctggatatacagaaaaatagcccaaaacactcacagacagttgctttataaataatatatttattaaattaaagcaattctcctaaacaatataatcagtcacatacaaatatggcatgctctagtctttaatagggctgcacagcgacatagtggttagcactttcgccttgcagcaagaagatcccggttcgaatcccgggttgggcctgggatctttctgcatggagtttgcatgttctccctgtgcatgtgtgggttttctccgggtactccggcttcctcccacagtccaaaaatatgctgaggttaattgatcactctaaattgcccgtaggtgtgaatgtgagtgtgcttgtctgtctgtatatgtagccctgtgacagaccggcgacctgtccagggtgtcccctaccttcgctcaagtcagctgggataggctccagcaccccccgcaaccctaatgaggataaagcggtgtatagaggatggatggatagtctttaatagttattgactcaagttgtgtaggaacacatgtattcagatgtttaacaaaataagaaataatcatctctcttaagtctgacacttacaccttagttaggaaaagtgaggtggagtaccattcttcaaaataacctcccaattatcaattatgtaaaaatagaaataatgcctcaaaatattaaacaaaaagaaaaaagagaggtagcctattcttcaatgttcagttaggccattcttcaaaataatgtgtctaatggcaaatgaaaaaaatatagaaataatgcctcaagtcaacagtcctttttttccttcttttcccttttcttattagctacagagacataagtcccagctttgcagactgtacattctgcctcccatttgacacgacctggacgaaaacaggggtacttttttcgcatttcatcagtgaaatgacatttgcgtttcggcattttcctTCGGTTCGAGtgctctctcgcagtgtgcctacctgcgaggaagcgaatctccagcgccgtggcacgcgccggcgcttcagagacgcggGCCTGGCGCTCCGCAGCGTGACTAATACcagtggggggtgctggagcctatcccagttgactcgggcgaaggcaggggacaccctggacaggtcgccagtctgtcacagggctacatacagtatacagacgaacaatcacactcacattcacacctacgggcaatttagcgtaatcaattaacctcagcatatttttggactgtgggaggaagccggagtgcccggagaaaacccacgcaccCCCCGCGACattagtgaggataaagcggtgtatagagaatggatggatggatttgaaCTGACTGTGTGaatagtttttgctttttgctgagTTTTCACTTTAGTGCATTCTGTTTCTGATTAAGATTCTAGTTTTTTACAATAAAGTGAAGTAATGTCATTATTTGATATGTTCATAGATGCTTTTCGTCATGAAATCCAGAGAAAGGAGGAGTTTTGCTTTGGGTCAGTGATGAGCAAAGCATCTTCCACACATTTCTAtatcttttgcttttgttgaaTAGATGCCGAATTTTGTCAAATACTTTTACTTTGTGATTAATGGACCATGAATTGATCTATGCACAGGTAAACACGAACACTTCCTTtagttttactgcatttctAATGTCGGCACTCCATCCTTTCTAAAATACATTTAAGCTCCACTCACACTGATCTGGTGTAATAGCAGTGGTGAAAGAAGAACACAGATCCTTTACTTAAGTAGAGTAATGATACCACACTATGACAGTACTGCATGCAATAAGTCctatatgtacagtatgtatgtTTCATCAGCAACTTGTACTGCTAGGATCAAAAGTACAGCTATTGATTAATATGGATTCATATTCCAGCTGCATTTATGTGTATGTTGCATTTAGCTGCCatggatgttgacatttaaCTCCTTTATATACTGTTGGGTACTTTAATCTACAGCAATGCATCAGATTTGATAAGATTTGTAATGTTACCCTGTGAATCACACATCTGTTTTCAGCATTGGGACATTTTATAGCTAATCCaagagtccatccatccattatcaatgcaccgctttatcctcattagggtcatggaggactggagtctatcccagctgacttagagtgaagacaggagacacctggacaggtaacagtctatcacagggctacacatagagacaaacaatcacactcacattcacacctacggacaatttagaatcatcaattaacctcagcatgtttttggactgtgggaggaacctggagaaaacccccgcatgcaaactccatgcagaaagatcccaggaccaggccggtatttgaaccggggatcttcttgctgcacgGCGAAAGTACAAACCACTatagcactgtgcagccccagttaaaatacagaaatataaaaacagcttttaaaggCAGTTTATTTGACCAAATCCACTAAAGCAGTTCCTATCAATGACACAAGTCTACAGTTTCAttgacttgttttatggctcttctccaggttgttttctcttgACTACACTACATTttaatgtcacagcatttatttctgtccagagttggattcattttctaccaagatcttaatTGATGATGGAAGAGTgggacaaagtcttctccagaacatcccagagATTCTCattggggctgaggtctggactctgtggaggacaatccatctgatccactcattctcaatgtgagcccatAAATCCTaacatcatcttggaacatgtccatgtcatcagtgaagaaaaactccactgatggaaagacctggtcattcagtatattcgggtagtcagctgacctcattctttgggaacataacgttggtgaacctgaccaaccccagatcataaccctaacccccacagactGGTAGgaactagacatgatgagttcatcattTCATCCACCTCtattcttaccctgatgcccccatcactctggaacagggtaaatctggactcatcagaccacatttgctccttgaagatgatggttctccactattcTTCAGGTTTTATTAATgtgttggatggttcttaacctgattttagtagtttcagaaatctccttagttttctttttatcatgcaggccaataatttgacctttctgagacagattaacatcctttccatgaccacaggatacgTCTTCcaacatttaagaaatgagaagctcctcactgcatcagctaggtttaaagaagttgttgcagctgaaacacacgCATCACTGCAGttattatccaatggaaggctctttcCTGTTTGCTTCGTTAAATCCAGGTGGGGACATGTTTTTGGCCTGGTGTTGTATGATTGTCATCATATGAGAGCTGTGTTACTAAACCCTTGATGCtctattttttccatttattatcTTTCTAAGAGGCTGATATGCTTCTTAACCACTGAGTGgtttttataaaatatatagCTATATGTAACAATACAGTAAATGTGCAGCAATAAAATATGCTTTGAATCAGATCATAGATGAGGCTTTACCAATGCTGTGCAGAAATCCAGTTTAAAAAGCCTTTACATCTACAAGGGATGTGGAAAAGTGTAATGTACTACAGTAAATTACACTTTTAGATGGGGAAAAGTACTAAAGTACATCACACTTTTCCCCGGCCATTGTAGATGCAGAGGCTTTTTAAACTGGATATCGTGGGTAAAGCATTATCTATACTGTGTGCACCAAAGCTTTCCCTTTGGTCTTTTCATGATAGATTCCAGCATTTACCATCTGACAGTCTGTTTTTAGTGAAAGCCTTTTCAAAGCCTGCTAACATTCCACCGGTTTACATTTAAGAGTAACTGTTCCCTAGAAATAACCAAAATAATATTCCACAGGTTTGCAATAGCAGGGGTACGATGAGTAACAGCTTATATCTCAGCAGCCACCACACAAAattaagagagaaaaaaaaagaatgtgagTGTTTCagttcttcttctcttccatcTCATCACTGGTGAGGGATTCAATGTGACTCCATATACaccacacctgcacacacaaagaTGGGACACATCTGTGAGCCACAGTGCAACTTCTGTCATCATAGGTGATGTGTGATCATCACAGGTTCCAGGGTGTTTGAGGGCTCAATATCCTCCTTACCTCAGCAGACAGAGCCAGCAGGCGgcctgcagccagcagcagcgTCCCTGCAGCCTGGATCCACAGAGGCAGGTCCAGCCAGTGGGACAGTAAACCCCGCTGATACCAATAGAGCCACAGAGGGAGGCAGTGCAGCCCGCCCACCACCCACGCACCCAGAGGAGTCCAAAACCCTGCAGGCACACACACTAATGTGGAGCTGTACAGCACATCATGAACGTTAAACAGAGAAGATCACTTGTTACCGTTAGCCATGATGGCCTGTATGAGTGGAgggctgctgctgaagctctcCTTCCACCGGTCACCTCTGGTGCTGtggttacacacaaacacacaccactcCAGCGCACACACCAGAAAACCCCACTGCGACACAATACAAACACATAAGAAACCATTAACACTGTTACTGGGtcacaaatgttaaaaacagcCATATACATgcatcatctatacactgtttaatcctcattagggtcatgggggctggagtctatcccagctgactgaaggtgaagacaggagacacctggatAGGTAACAGTTTAAACATTGATGTTCTCAGAATTACCCTTTAACTTCCACCTAGCTTTATACACGAGTTAAAACCAGCTCCCCCTTGAGCTGATACAGCAGTAAAGTGTTGGTTCTGCTGTCATGTTTCAGAATTGACTAACTCATCTAAAACTGTCTGCTGTAAGAATAAACTGAATGAGTCAGGATGAGGACTTTCACCTGTAAACTTTAAGGACATTTAGTTTGAAAAtttctcctgtgtgtgtgtgtgtgtgtgtgtgtgtgtgtgtgtgtgtgtgtgtgtgtgtgtgtgtgtgtgtgtgtgtgtgtgtgtgtgtgtgtgtgtgtgtgtgtgtgtgtgtgtgtgtgcctcaaACAGCAGGCTCCACAGCATCCCTCTGCCCAGGTTGTCCACCACTACATCCAGCCAGGCCCCAAACCTGGAGGTC is a window of Acanthochromis polyacanthus isolate Apoly-LR-REF ecotype Palm Island chromosome 13, KAUST_Apoly_ChrSc, whole genome shotgun sequence DNA encoding:
- the si:ch1073-145m9.1 gene encoding uncharacterized protein si:ch1073-145m9.1 isoform X2, producing MGVLLYWPNIVGVDGWLARRLGQTSRFGAWLDVVVDNLGRGMLWSLLFEWGFLVCALEWCVFVCNHSTRGDRWKESFSSSPPLIQAIMANGFWTPLGAWVVGGLHCLPLWLYWYQRGLLSHWLDLPLWIQAAGTLLLAAGRLLALSAEVWCIWSHIESLTSDEMEEKKN
- the si:ch1073-145m9.1 gene encoding uncharacterized protein si:ch1073-145m9.1 isoform X1, translating into MGVLLYWPNIVGYIRIGLVFAAWAAYNTPALFVPLYSVSIALDGVDGWLARRLGQTSRFGAWLDVVVDNLGRGMLWSLLFEWGFLVCALEWCVFVCNHSTRGDRWKESFSSSPPLIQAIMANGFWTPLGAWVVGGLHCLPLWLYWYQRGLLSHWLDLPLWIQAAGTLLLAAGRLLALSAEVWCIWSHIESLTSDEMEEKKN